The nucleotide sequence CGTGCGACTTCAAGGCGCTCGACCTTCAGGACCGGGCGACGGAGCCGAAGACGTGGCTCCAGGGCATCTACACGTACAAGGTGTCCGGTGATGGCGGTCGCGTGCTCGCGACCTATGCGCGCATGGACTCGGACACGTATGACGTGGCTGTCTACGATGTGAAGACGCAGGCGCGGAAGACGCTCGACCAGGGCGTGCAGGTGCCGGCGTACTTCGCGGGCAAGAATGACTCGCGGGCGCTGTACCTCATCACCCAGGGAGCCAACCCTGGCGTCTATACGGCGGTCGCGAGGCCCTGAGGTCGCGCCGCGTCTGGAAAGGTGCGGCGCGCGCGGGGGTGTGCTGTGTTCCCTCGCGGAATGACTTCGCTCGTCTATCGCCGCTATGGCGGCTCGCTTCAGGTCGACATCCCGACCTTCGATGTCCTCACCGAGGCCGTGCGCATCCCGGCCACCCAGTGGATCGCCACGGCCTGTCCGCTCGAGGGACTGAGCTGTGATGCGCGCTTCCTCAAGTTCGTGGACGCGGATGGCAATGGCCGCATCCGCGTCGAGGAGGTTCGCGCCGCGGTGGAGTGGACCGCGCAGCGGCTGAAGGATCGCCGGGGAGCGGACGCGTCCAGTGACGTGCTGGAGCTGGCCGCGGTCTCGGATGCTGGCGCGGCGCTGAAGGACGCGGCGCGGATGATCCTCCAGACGCTGAACGCGCCGGACGCGACGCGCATCTCGCTGGAGCAGGTGCGCGCCAGCGACAAGGCGCTGCGAGACGCGGGCAAGAACGGCGACGGGCTCGTGGCCCCCGCGTCGCTGCCCGAGCGCCTGCGTCCGCTGGGCGAGGCCATCCAGTCTTCATTCCCCGAGGTGAAGAACCGCGCGGGGAAGCCCGGCATCGACGTGGCCGCGGTGCAGCGGTTCCGCGAGGCGCGTGGGACGTTGCTCGCGCACTTGGAGCAACGCGCGGGCCTCTTCTCCTGGGGCGAGGCCAGCCTGGAGCGGGCCCGGCGCGTGCGAGAGATGGCGCCGCTCCTGGACGGCTACTTCCTGCAGTGCCGACTGGTGGCCGCGCAGCCCGAGGCGGCGGCGAGCCTGCGTCTGCGCGCGGAGCGAGTCGAGGGCGCGCTCGGAGATTTGACCGCGCTGGGCAAGGCCGCGGACGAGCTGCCGGTGGCTCCGCCCGAGTCGTCGGGCGTGCTGACCTGGGCGAAGCTGTTCCGCGGGCCGGCCTATGAGCGACTGGAGTCCTTCCGCCGCGACGTGGTCGTGCCGCTCCTGGGCGACGGTGAGCGCCTCACCGACACGGCGTGGCGCGAGCTGAGCGCGAAGGCGAGCGGCATCCTCACGTGGAACGACACGCTGGAGGCGAGCCCGCTGAAGAAGCACGTGGAGCTGCTGCCCGGCGTGCGCGACGAGGACCTCGACGCCATCGAGGCCGCGAGCCGCGAGGACCTGGCGCTCCAGGGCACCTTGGGCGCCATCGACGAGCTGGAGCGGATCATCCTGTACCAGCGCTGGCTGCTGGTGTTCGCCAACAACTTCATCAGCATGCCCGACCTGTACCTGCCGAAGCGGCGGGCGCTGGTGGAGAAGGGCACGCTCATCATGGCCGGCCGCAAGTACATGCTGTCGGTGCTGGCGAAGGATCGCGCGCAGCACGCGGCCCTCACGGGGCAGGGCACCACCTGCATTCTCTACGTCAGCGTGGCGCCCAAGGAGGGCGGTGCCAGCTACGAGGTGGCGGTGCCCGTCACGCGGGGGCGCAGCACCGAGCTGGGCGTGGGCAAGCGCGGCGTCTTCTACGACGTGGAGGGCAAGGAGCACGACGCCACCGTCACGCAGGTCATCCGGCAGCCCGTGTCGCTGTGGGAGTCCATGACCATGCCGTTCGCTCGCATCGGCACCTTCATCACCTCGAAGGTGGAGGGGCTCGCGTCCACGGGCGAGAAGACCTTCGATTCGACGCTGGAGAAGGGCTACACGCAGACGGTGGCCGCCGTGCCGCCGCCTCCTGCTCCGGCCGCTCCCGTCGCGGGAGCTCCAGCGGGTGGTGTGGCGGGCGTGCTCGCGGCGGGCGGCATCGCCTTCGCGGCGCTGGGCTCGTCGCTGGCCTTCATCCTGACGCAGGTCAAGGCGCTGACGCTGGTGGACCTCGTCACCGCGGTGACGCTCATCGCCATCGTGGTGATGGGCCCCGCGGGGCTCCTGGGTTGGCTCAAGCTGCGCCGTCGCAACCTCGCGCTGCTGCTCGAGGGGGCGGGGTGGGCGCTGAACGATCGCTTGATGCTCACGTCGGACCTGTCGGCGCTGGTCACCCGTCGTCCCAAGCTCCCGGCGCAAGCCCGGGTGGATCACCTGGACGTGGTGCGCAGCGCGCTCCACCGCGATCCCGAAGACGACGAGCGCGAGGGCATGTCGTGGTGGGCCCGCGCGGGCCTGACGTTGGCCATCGTCTTCGTCCTGCTGTGGCAGGTCCGCGAGCCGCTCACCGCGTACCTGTGCACGCATGGCTGGCTGTCCGAGGACATGTGCCGGGCGTTGTTGCCGCAGCAGATGCCCCCCGCGCCGCCGCTCGTCGCGCCTCCCGCGGCGACCAAGCCGTAGCTCGGAGTCCGCCGTGTCGAACCTGTCGCCGCTGCTCGAGAAGTTCCGCGCCCACCTGGAGGACGAGAAGGGCGCGTCGCCGCACACCGTGCGCAACTATCTCATCGACCTGGTGGACTACGAGCGCTACCTCGTCGAGCGGATGA is from Myxococcaceae bacterium JPH2 and encodes:
- a CDS encoding kinesin codes for the protein MTSLVYRRYGGSLQVDIPTFDVLTEAVRIPATQWIATACPLEGLSCDARFLKFVDADGNGRIRVEEVRAAVEWTAQRLKDRRGADASSDVLELAAVSDAGAALKDAARMILQTLNAPDATRISLEQVRASDKALRDAGKNGDGLVAPASLPERLRPLGEAIQSSFPEVKNRAGKPGIDVAAVQRFREARGTLLAHLEQRAGLFSWGEASLERARRVREMAPLLDGYFLQCRLVAAQPEAAASLRLRAERVEGALGDLTALGKAADELPVAPPESSGVLTWAKLFRGPAYERLESFRRDVVVPLLGDGERLTDTAWRELSAKASGILTWNDTLEASPLKKHVELLPGVRDEDLDAIEAASREDLALQGTLGAIDELERIILYQRWLLVFANNFISMPDLYLPKRRALVEKGTLIMAGRKYMLSVLAKDRAQHAALTGQGTTCILYVSVAPKEGGASYEVAVPVTRGRSTELGVGKRGVFYDVEGKEHDATVTQVIRQPVSLWESMTMPFARIGTFITSKVEGLASTGEKTFDSTLEKGYTQTVAAVPPPPAPAAPVAGAPAGGVAGVLAAGGIAFAALGSSLAFILTQVKALTLVDLVTAVTLIAIVVMGPAGLLGWLKLRRRNLALLLEGAGWALNDRLMLTSDLSALVTRRPKLPAQARVDHLDVVRSALHRDPEDDEREGMSWWARAGLTLAIVFVLLWQVREPLTAYLCTHGWLSEDMCRALLPQQMPPAPPLVAPPAATKP